In one window of Desulfuromonas sp. DNA:
- a CDS encoding histidinol-phosphate transaminase, producing the protein MTEQNTINLDAANKEQQFEAIERQHGGYWRHDFIDHAYLYNLYFPPERFFQQLTSQINELVLNYPVAQDVLAGLVGTLIDQPPERIVVGNGAAELINIVSGHLAQKLIVPVPSFNEYANAAPTENVIEFALDAPSFQLDVDKFAAEAIRNKADVAVVVSPNNPTSLLVPKAHLVRLLDKLAAHDCILIVDESFIDFARDRDGETLDGDIAKYPNLAIFKSMSKAYGICGLRIGYMLTANAAFADQVRQGLHIWNLNGFAETFLIHAPEYQQEFLASCDRVRADRDQFYRDLCAINGLTVYRPDANYIFCRLPDHAPSCPEVARRLFVQHNIYVKHCQGKTMPESDRYIRIASRTQAENKVVAEALGVIIGSEKSS; encoded by the coding sequence ATGACAGAACAAAATACGATAAATCTGGATGCGGCTAACAAAGAACAACAATTTGAAGCCATCGAACGCCAGCATGGCGGCTATTGGCGGCATGACTTTATCGATCATGCCTACCTCTATAATCTCTATTTTCCGCCAGAGCGTTTCTTCCAGCAATTGACCAGCCAGATCAATGAACTGGTGCTGAACTATCCGGTCGCTCAGGATGTTCTGGCCGGACTGGTGGGCACCCTCATCGACCAGCCGCCGGAACGGATTGTGGTCGGCAATGGCGCGGCAGAGTTGATCAATATCGTCTCCGGCCACCTCGCCCAAAAGCTGATTGTTCCGGTGCCGTCGTTCAACGAATACGCCAATGCCGCACCGACGGAAAATGTAATTGAGTTCGCCCTCGATGCGCCTTCCTTCCAGCTCGATGTAGATAAGTTTGCGGCGGAGGCTATCCGCAACAAGGCCGACGTTGCGGTGGTGGTGTCGCCGAACAATCCGACGTCACTGCTGGTACCCAAAGCGCATCTGGTTCGCCTGCTGGACAAGCTGGCCGCGCACGACTGTATCCTTATCGTCGATGAATCTTTCATCGATTTTGCCCGGGATCGCGACGGGGAAACCCTGGACGGGGATATCGCCAAATACCCTAACCTGGCGATCTTCAAGAGCATGAGCAAGGCTTACGGTATCTGCGGTCTGCGCATCGGCTATATGCTGACGGCCAACGCGGCATTTGCCGATCAGGTCCGTCAAGGGCTGCATATCTGGAACCTCAACGGCTTTGCGGAAACCTTTCTGATTCATGCCCCTGAATACCAACAGGAGTTTCTTGCCAGTTGCGACCGGGTCCGGGCGGATCGAGATCAGTTTTATCGGGACCTCTGTGCCATTAATGGACTGACGGTCTATCGGCCTGACGCCAACTATATTTTCTGCCGGCTGCCCGACCATGCTCCTTCCTGTCCCGAGGTGGCCCGCAGGCTTTTTGTCCAGCACAATATCTACGTCAAGCACTGCCAGGGCAAGACGATGCCGGAATCTGACCGTTACATCCGCATTGCCAGCCGCACCCAGGCTGAAAACAAGGTTGTGGCTGAGGCCTTAGGTGTGATTATCGGTTCGGAGAAAAGTTCATGA
- a CDS encoding phosphocholine cytidylyltransferase family protein: MHSDLSNDGTPVRTALLLAAGMGSRLSPLTDSTPKCLVEVNTLPILERLMRSLRSHGFNRLFVVTGHLSEVIQDYLGSRHADIEITYIHSPRYKTTNNIYSLWLAGAVIDEPFLLIESDLVFHPELLTPMLQPDRVAVSKMLPWMNGTTVTLNERQQLEGFCLGTASRNDASHYKTVNIYNFSRNTWALIQKRLDQHISAGKVNGYYESIFAEMVAEGTISFAPVFFDAARWYEIDTLEDLSAAEKMFPEPSKVKVAMDERLSPLREAIRVRSQKALDMKKHTTPGKPVFPLLPLATSN, translated from the coding sequence ATGCACAGTGACCTTTCAAATGATGGTACCCCGGTGAGAACCGCCTTGTTGTTGGCCGCCGGCATGGGGAGTCGACTCTCTCCCTTGACGGATTCAACACCCAAATGTCTTGTCGAAGTGAATACTCTCCCCATCCTTGAAAGGTTGATGCGCTCCCTGCGTAGTCACGGATTCAATCGGCTCTTTGTGGTCACAGGCCACCTGTCGGAAGTTATTCAAGACTATCTGGGCAGTCGGCATGCCGATATTGAAATCACATATATCCACAGCCCGCGATATAAAACAACCAACAACATCTACTCCTTGTGGCTTGCCGGAGCAGTCATTGACGAACCTTTTCTGTTGATTGAAAGCGATCTGGTTTTTCATCCGGAACTGCTTACGCCTATGCTCCAACCTGACCGGGTTGCTGTCTCCAAAATGCTGCCATGGATGAACGGCACGACGGTGACGCTCAATGAACGGCAACAGTTGGAGGGCTTTTGCCTCGGCACTGCAAGCCGCAATGACGCCAGCCATTATAAGACGGTGAACATCTACAACTTCTCCAGGAACACCTGGGCGTTGATCCAGAAACGACTGGATCAACATATTTCCGCCGGGAAGGTGAATGGCTATTATGAGTCGATCTTCGCCGAGATGGTTGCGGAAGGGACCATCTCCTTTGCGCCGGTTTTCTTTGATGCTGCCCGCTGGTATGAGATCGATACCCTTGAGGACCTGAGCGCGGCGGAGAAAATGTTTCCCGAGCCTTCCAAGGTCAAGGTAGCTATGGACGAGAGGCTGTCACCTCTTCGGGAAGCTATCAGGGTCCGTTCCCAGAAGGCTCTCGACATGAAGAAACATACGACTCCGGGCAAACCCGTATTCCCATTATTGCCCCTAGCTACCTCTAATTGA
- a CDS encoding YitT family protein encodes MNINRQDYAYSVLWNLLLITSGSLIYSLAIKGIALSHGFIPAGLFGISVLTQQLTGILDAGTWYIVYNIPMFVLAWTMIGRRFILYSLYAMLVTGLSYSLLPVTFTIHNELYAAVTCGAISGAGAGIVLRSLGSNGGIDVLAVICFQRYNVGIGRFYLIFNVFLFAICFLTRDADLVIASLIMAFVSANIVDQVLALFSERKLTLVISKKSEGIANEVLEKLKIGSTFLEGSGAVNKSPQRVLMTVINNIQLKRLEEIVFTLDPEALFIVENTFNVIGSSFSRRKLY; translated from the coding sequence TTGAATATCAACCGCCAGGATTATGCTTATTCCGTCCTCTGGAACCTTTTACTCATCACCAGCGGCTCCCTTATCTACTCGCTGGCGATCAAGGGGATCGCCCTCAGCCACGGCTTCATCCCCGCTGGGCTGTTCGGGATCTCGGTGCTGACCCAGCAGCTGACCGGCATCCTTGACGCAGGCACCTGGTACATCGTGTACAACATCCCGATGTTCGTCCTCGCCTGGACCATGATCGGCCGCCGTTTTATTCTTTACAGCCTCTACGCGATGCTGGTCACCGGCCTCTCCTATTCGTTGCTGCCGGTCACTTTCACCATCCACAACGAGCTCTACGCCGCCGTCACGTGCGGCGCCATCTCCGGGGCGGGAGCCGGGATCGTGCTGCGCTCCCTCGGCTCGAACGGCGGCATCGACGTCCTGGCGGTGATCTGCTTTCAGCGCTACAACGTCGGCATCGGACGTTTTTACCTGATCTTCAATGTCTTCCTGTTCGCCATCTGCTTCCTGACCCGCGACGCCGACCTGGTAATCGCCTCGCTGATCATGGCCTTCGTCTCGGCGAACATCGTCGACCAGGTGCTGGCGCTTTTCAGCGAGCGCAAGCTGACCCTGGTCATCTCCAAGAAATCCGAAGGCATCGCCAACGAAGTCCTCGAAAAGCTGAAGATCGGATCGACCTTTCTCGAGGGAAGCGGCGCCGTCAACAAGTCCCCCCAGCGGGTTCTGATGACGGTAATCAACAACATTCAGCTGAAACGGCTGGAGGAGATCGTCTTCACCCTCGACCCCGAGGCTCTCTTCATCGTCGAGAACACCTTCAACGTCATCGGCTCGTCCTTTTCCCGGCGCAAGCTCTATTGA
- a CDS encoding NINE protein: MVAPNKRINKVALLLITFFLGGFGGHRFYQKKYGLGILYLLFCWTYIPGLVALIEFIIYCFKSEEELQQRYPETSGAAIVLAVVLPLVCLVIVGILAAIAIPKSSSYRLKAFNSAAKSDLKNCKTQAEAYFADNMTYPVRAEQLSCGVSNKVTVYYMALDSGDDYLIISYHDDGDEAYSASPDSSVIRQKSKTEMISLLSGDIGDGLQGDGLLGDGFEFIE, encoded by the coding sequence ATGGTTGCGCCAAACAAGAGGATCAACAAAGTCGCATTGCTCCTAATTACTTTTTTCTTAGGTGGTTTTGGAGGACATAGGTTCTATCAAAAAAAATATGGGCTCGGTATTCTTTATCTTCTTTTTTGTTGGACCTATATCCCCGGACTTGTCGCACTGATTGAATTTATTATCTACTGTTTTAAGAGTGAAGAAGAACTACAGCAGCGTTATCCTGAAACCAGTGGAGCAGCAATTGTTCTCGCTGTTGTGCTTCCTCTTGTCTGTCTTGTCATAGTTGGAATTCTTGCAGCCATAGCCATTCCAAAATCTTCATCCTATCGGTTAAAGGCTTTCAACTCTGCGGCTAAGTCTGATTTGAAAAATTGTAAAACTCAAGCTGAGGCATATTTTGCGGACAATATGACTTACCCGGTACGGGCTGAGCAGTTAAGCTGTGGCGTATCTAATAAAGTAACAGTTTATTATATGGCCCTCGATTCCGGTGATGATTACCTAATCATTTCCTATCATGATGATGGTGATGAGGCTTATTCAGCTAGTCCCGATTCCTCCGTAATTAGACAGAAATCAAAGACGGAAATGATCAGTCTGCTTTCAGGTGACATTGGTGATGGGTTACAGGGTGATGGGTTACTAGGTGATGGCTTTGAATTTATCGAATAA
- a CDS encoding iron-sulfur cluster-binding oxidoreductase → MKNLACGCPGSQVRTIEKKETDVAGPAGRLASELRQWPTQLHLVPPTAPWLQNAHLLIAADCVPFAYAEFHRDFIKDRVLVNACPKLDDTSPYVEKLAAIIRNNDIQSVTVTIMEVPCCRGMAMMAQQALAQSGKEIPLEIAVIGVGGERRS, encoded by the coding sequence ATGAAGAATCTTGCTTGCGGTTGCCCGGGCTCCCAGGTCCGCACCATCGAAAAGAAAGAAACCGACGTCGCCGGACCGGCCGGCCGCCTCGCCTCGGAGCTGCGCCAGTGGCCGACCCAGCTGCACCTGGTGCCGCCGACGGCCCCCTGGCTGCAGAACGCGCACCTGCTCATCGCCGCCGACTGCGTCCCCTTCGCCTACGCCGAGTTCCACCGCGACTTCATCAAGGACAGGGTGCTGGTCAACGCCTGCCCGAAGCTCGACGACACCAGCCCCTACGTGGAGAAGCTGGCGGCGATCATCCGCAACAACGACATCCAGTCGGTGACCGTGACCATCATGGAAGTCCCCTGCTGCCGGGGCATGGCGATGATGGCCCAGCAGGCCCTCGCCCAGTCGGGCAAGGAGATCCCCCTGGAGATCGCGGTGATCGGGGTAGGCGGCGAGAGGAGGAGCTGA
- a CDS encoding hemerythrin domain-containing protein has protein sequence MKTDVTRVMVEEHKLILRMIALVEKNTALLEAGRFRHWQFYLDAVDFIRNYADRYHHAKEEDVLFVELIRNGMPEKNSPIEAMHMEHEQGRAHVRAVEEAAQKALAGEPGQGAVIAEHARGYAELLRGHIAKEDDILYPLAERVLPEEVRPGMLAAYEQAEARTPGLEEKYRLMVEGYEAQAAV, from the coding sequence ATGAAGACCGACGTGACACGGGTGATGGTCGAGGAGCACAAGCTGATCCTGCGCATGATCGCGCTGGTGGAGAAAAACACGGCGCTGCTGGAGGCGGGCCGGTTCCGCCACTGGCAGTTCTACCTCGACGCGGTCGATTTCATCCGCAACTACGCCGATCGCTACCACCACGCCAAGGAAGAGGACGTCCTCTTCGTCGAGCTGATCCGCAACGGCATGCCCGAGAAGAACTCCCCCATCGAGGCGATGCACATGGAGCACGAGCAGGGCCGGGCCCACGTGAGGGCGGTGGAGGAGGCGGCGCAGAAGGCGCTGGCGGGCGAGCCCGGCCAGGGCGCGGTCATCGCCGAGCACGCCCGTGGCTACGCCGAGCTGCTGCGCGGCCACATCGCCAAGGAGGACGACATCCTCTACCCCCTGGCCGAGCGCGTCCTGCCCGAGGAAGTGCGGCCGGGGATGCTGGCCGCCTACGAACAGGCCGAGGCGCGCACCCCCGGGCTGGAAGAAAAATACCGACTGATGGTCGAGGGGTACGAGGCGCAGGCCGCGGTGTGA